In Aggregicoccus sp. 17bor-14, the following are encoded in one genomic region:
- a CDS encoding DUF2339 domain-containing protein, protein MSWILGLLGALLGFALSENHDLASALLGFGVCWMLVTLSRVRDQLEHSEEAHEQTRRELRDLRAALKRATALAPSPEAEPGAPTAVPAAPPPEREVPLPPAGAALAPPTTGALPPAAAPLAAEAQPPALPPRAPAPPPAPPPPSEPGWDERALRAVQAWFTEGNVPVKVGVLVLFAGVAAALRYAAVQGYYTFPLELRLALIALAALVALGFGWRERVRRPAFGLSLQGGALGVLLLTVFAAFRLYGMLPPAATFAMVLVLVAGAAALAVLQHAQALAALGFLGGYLAPVLISTGSHNHVALFSFYAVMNAAVLAISWRESWRALNLIGFAFTFGVGAAWGARFYRPEHFATVEPFLILFFAFYVGIGLLYVLRQAKHPRPWVDGTLVFGTPLLAFPLQAALLKGQPLALAFSALIVAVLYAGLVVLLHRRHSERLLAEAYGALALGFATLAVPLAFSTSTTTSLWALEGAGAAWLGLRQRRWVPWLGGLALQAFAAVAFWVSVLNPPVGPDWAEYTQRDSTLLLNGHFLGAAMLALAGFVLSRLHDRHRPNAHLGLPLLLWATAWWLGAGAHEVDSATASVGGWNFALAFLGFTLLAAAALRGPLDWVRLELLAAVAAVGGLLAVPIAALALGAPFDRSALWGWSAFGVASVAALWLLRARAGWASHLVHLALLWTLALGAGLQLRHEVARSLALGNGWRFAALVLPLALLTLALWRAPGAAAWPRAPLFPRYRAGWFAPALGLIALAWGVGLFLEGAASPLPYLPLLNPLELALVALSALAVAYVHAEGGAAWPALRRALPFLAFALVSLATLRAVHHHHGEPWGPEVLDSGFAQTCLTVVWSLAGVAACVRASRHRNRPLWLGGAVLMGLVLLKLVTVDRRYMGNLEGIISFLAVGLLLVGVGYFAPSPPRRENLDTP, encoded by the coding sequence ATGAGCTGGATACTGGGGCTGCTCGGAGCACTGCTGGGCTTCGCCCTTTCCGAGAACCACGACCTCGCCTCGGCCCTGCTGGGCTTCGGGGTGTGCTGGATGCTCGTCACCCTGTCCCGGGTGCGCGACCAGCTCGAGCACAGCGAGGAGGCGCACGAGCAGACCCGCAGGGAGCTGCGGGACCTGCGCGCCGCCCTGAAGCGCGCAACGGCGCTCGCGCCGTCCCCGGAGGCCGAGCCCGGCGCGCCGACGGCCGTCCCAGCCGCACCGCCGCCGGAGCGCGAGGTGCCGCTGCCGCCTGCGGGTGCAGCGCTCGCCCCGCCCACCACCGGAGCGCTGCCTCCGGCCGCGGCGCCGCTGGCCGCCGAGGCGCAGCCCCCTGCCCTGCCGCCCCGTGCGCCGGCGCCGCCCCCTGCCCCGCCGCCTCCGAGCGAGCCGGGCTGGGACGAGCGCGCGCTGAGGGCGGTGCAGGCCTGGTTCACCGAGGGCAACGTGCCGGTGAAGGTGGGCGTGCTGGTGCTCTTCGCGGGCGTGGCCGCGGCGCTGCGCTACGCGGCGGTGCAGGGCTACTACACCTTCCCCCTCGAGCTGCGGCTCGCGCTCATCGCCCTGGCGGCGCTCGTCGCGCTGGGCTTCGGCTGGCGCGAGCGGGTGCGGCGGCCCGCCTTCGGCCTGAGCCTGCAGGGCGGCGCGCTGGGCGTGCTGCTGCTCACGGTGTTCGCAGCGTTCCGCCTCTACGGGATGCTGCCCCCGGCGGCCACCTTCGCGATGGTGCTGGTGCTGGTGGCGGGCGCCGCGGCGCTCGCGGTGCTGCAGCACGCGCAGGCGCTTGCGGCGCTGGGCTTCCTCGGCGGCTACCTCGCCCCGGTGCTCATCTCCACGGGCAGCCACAACCACGTGGCGCTGTTCTCGTTCTACGCGGTGATGAACGCCGCCGTGCTGGCCATCTCCTGGCGCGAGAGCTGGCGCGCCCTCAACCTCATCGGCTTCGCCTTCACCTTCGGCGTGGGCGCGGCGTGGGGCGCGCGCTTCTACCGGCCCGAGCACTTCGCCACCGTCGAGCCCTTCCTCATCCTCTTCTTCGCCTTCTACGTGGGCATCGGGCTGCTCTACGTGCTGCGCCAGGCGAAGCACCCGCGCCCCTGGGTGGATGGCACGCTGGTGTTCGGCACGCCCCTGCTCGCCTTCCCGCTGCAGGCGGCGCTGCTCAAGGGCCAGCCGCTCGCGCTCGCCTTCAGCGCGCTCATCGTGGCGGTGCTCTACGCGGGGCTGGTGGTGCTGCTGCACCGCCGCCACTCCGAGCGCCTGCTCGCGGAGGCCTACGGCGCGCTCGCGCTGGGCTTCGCCACGCTCGCGGTGCCGCTCGCCTTCTCCACCAGCACCACCACCAGCCTCTGGGCGCTGGAGGGCGCGGGGGCCGCATGGCTGGGCCTGCGGCAGCGGCGCTGGGTACCGTGGCTGGGCGGGCTCGCGCTGCAGGCCTTCGCGGCCGTGGCCTTCTGGGTGAGCGTGCTCAACCCGCCCGTGGGGCCGGACTGGGCCGAGTACACGCAGCGCGACTCGACGCTGCTGCTCAACGGCCACTTCCTCGGCGCGGCGATGCTCGCGCTCGCAGGCTTCGTGCTCAGCCGGCTGCACGACCGGCACCGCCCCAACGCGCACCTCGGCCTGCCGCTGCTCCTGTGGGCCACGGCGTGGTGGCTGGGCGCGGGCGCGCACGAGGTGGACTCGGCCACGGCCTCCGTGGGCGGGTGGAACTTCGCGCTCGCCTTCCTGGGCTTCACGCTGCTCGCGGCGGCCGCGCTGCGCGGTCCCCTGGACTGGGTGCGCCTCGAGCTGCTCGCGGCGGTGGCGGCCGTGGGAGGCCTGCTCGCGGTGCCCATCGCGGCGCTCGCGCTGGGCGCGCCCTTCGACCGCTCCGCGCTCTGGGGCTGGAGCGCCTTTGGCGTGGCGAGCGTGGCAGCGCTGTGGCTGCTGCGTGCGCGCGCGGGCTGGGCCTCGCACCTCGTGCACCTCGCGCTGCTGTGGACGCTGGCGCTGGGGGCGGGGCTGCAGCTGCGGCACGAAGTGGCGCGGTCGCTCGCGCTCGGCAACGGGTGGCGCTTCGCCGCACTGGTGCTTCCGCTCGCATTGCTCACGCTCGCGCTGTGGCGCGCGCCCGGGGCCGCCGCCTGGCCGCGCGCGCCCCTCTTCCCGCGCTACCGCGCAGGCTGGTTCGCGCCGGCGCTCGGGCTCATCGCGCTCGCGTGGGGCGTGGGCCTCTTCCTCGAGGGCGCTGCCAGCCCCCTGCCCTACCTGCCGCTGCTCAACCCGCTGGAGCTCGCGCTGGTGGCGCTCTCGGCGCTCGCCGTGGCGTACGTGCATGCCGAGGGCGGCGCCGCGTGGCCTGCCCTGCGCCGCGCCCTGCCCTTCCTCGCCTTCGCGCTGGTGAGCCTCGCCACGCTGCGCGCGGTGCACCACCACCACGGCGAGCCCTGGGGCCCGGAGGTGCTGGACTCGGGCTTCGCGCAGACCTGCCTCACCGTGGTGTGGAGCCTCGCGGGGGTGGCGGCCTGCGTGCGCGCAAGCCGCCACCGCAACCGCCCGCTGTGGCTGGGGGGCGCGGTGCTGATGGGGCTGGTGCTGCTGAAGCTCGTCACCGTGGACCGCCGCTACATGGGCAACCTCGAGGGCATCATCTCCTTCCTCGCCGTCGGCCTGCTGCTGGTCGGGGTGGGCTACTTCGCGCCCTCGCCTCCGCGGCGCGAGAACCTGGACACGCCATGA
- the def gene encoding peptide deformylase, with the protein MAREIVIWPHKVLTTPTQPVTDFGPALEKLLEEMDASMREAEGIGIAANQVGVPLRCALVGREDGTFFEIVNPQILSREGDVKYEEGCLSVPGEWEKCPRKERVKVKYQDKTGAWQELEAEGRLAHVLQHEIDHLDGHVFVDHLSSLKRTLILERMRKLQKQQARK; encoded by the coding sequence ATGGCACGCGAGATCGTCATCTGGCCCCACAAGGTGCTCACCACCCCGACCCAGCCGGTCACCGACTTCGGCCCCGCGCTGGAGAAGCTGCTCGAGGAGATGGACGCCTCGATGCGCGAGGCGGAGGGCATCGGGATCGCGGCGAACCAGGTGGGCGTGCCGCTGCGCTGCGCGCTGGTGGGGCGCGAGGACGGCACCTTCTTCGAGATCGTGAACCCGCAGATCCTCTCGCGCGAGGGCGACGTGAAGTACGAGGAGGGCTGCCTCTCGGTCCCCGGCGAGTGGGAGAAGTGCCCGCGCAAGGAGCGGGTGAAGGTGAAGTACCAGGACAAGACGGGCGCCTGGCAGGAGCTGGAGGCGGAGGGGCGGCTCGCGCACGTGCTGCAGCACGAGATCGATCACCTGGACGGCCACGTCTTCGTGGACCACCTCTCCAGCCTCAAGCGCACCCTCATCCTCGAGCGCATGCGCAAGCTGCAGAAGCAGCAGGCGCGCAAGTAG